Genomic segment of Caldanaerobius polysaccharolyticus DSM 13641:
GGTAATTCGGACTATAGGAGCCCCGCTTATCAGGTTCAGCTGGAAAACGGCTCGACGATAACCGATTTAAGGTATCAATCCCACAGGATTTACAGGGGTAAGCCTAAATTAGAGGGATTGCCTGCTACATACGTGGAAAATGACGATGAGGCAGAAACGCTGGAGATTTCACTATACGATAGGGTAGCGGGCTTGAAAGTAGTTCTTTTGTATACCGTTTTTGAGGATTTTGACGTTATCACAAGGTCAGCCCGATTTGAAAACGTGGGGACTCAGGATTTAAAGCTGCTGCGAGCCCTCAGCATGAGCGTAGACTTCAAAGACGATGACTTTGATATGCTCCAGTTATCAGGTGCATGGGCAAGGGAGAGGCATGTGATAAGAAGGCCTCTGGCAAAAGGGATCCAGTCTATAGACAGCACAAGGGGAGCCAGCAGCCATCAGCAAAACCCTTTTATAGCGCTTATGAGAAAAAACGCCGATGAATTTAGCGGCGACGTATACGGCTTTAGCCTGGTATACAGCGGCAGCTTCTTGGCGCAGGTAGAAGTGGACCCCTATAGTGTCGCGAGGGTTTCCATGGGCATAAATCCTTTTGATTTTACCTGGCTTTTAAAGCCCGGCGAAAGATTTCAGACCCCTGAGGTTGTAATGGTTTACTCTGACAGCGGCCTCAATAAGATGTCCCAGACGTATCACAAATTATACAGGACCAGATTGGCAAGAGGAAAATACAGGGATAGAGAAAGGCCGATACTTATCAACAACTGGGAAGCGACTTATTTTAACTTTAATGAAGAAAAGCTCAAGGAGATTGCCAAAACAGCCAGCGAGCTAGGCATTGAACTGTTTGTACTGGATGACGGTTGGTTTGGAAAAAGAAACTCTGACGATAGTTCCTTAGGCGATTGGTTTGTCAACAGAGATAAGCTTCCCAATGGTCTGGAGGGCATCGCAAAATACGCTAATGAAAAGGGAATGAAATTTGGGCTGTGGTTTGAGCCTGAAATGATCTCTCCTGACAGCGAGCTTTACAGGCGCCATCCCGATTGGTGCATCCATGTCCCCGATAGGACGAGGAGCCAGGCCAGAAACCAGCTGGTTTTAGACCTATCCAGGGATGACGTGTGCGACTATGTTATA
This window contains:
- a CDS encoding alpha-galactosidase, with protein sequence MGSARKMGIYYDSENRAFYLNAKDTSYIIWVNKYDYLCHVYFGKKVRSVNLEDQLKVVDRPFSPNPIEGDKDFSLDTLRQEYPAYGNSDYRSPAYQVQLENGSTITDLRYQSHRIYRGKPKLEGLPATYVENDDEAETLEISLYDRVAGLKVVLLYTVFEDFDVITRSARFENVGTQDLKLLRALSMSVDFKDDDFDMLQLSGAWARERHVIRRPLAKGIQSIDSTRGASSHQQNPFIALMRKNADEFSGDVYGFSLVYSGSFLAQVEVDPYSVARVSMGINPFDFTWLLKPGERFQTPEVVMVYSDSGLNKMSQTYHKLYRTRLARGKYRDRERPILINNWEATYFNFNEEKLKEIAKTASELGIELFVLDDGWFGKRNSDDSSLGDWFVNRDKLPNGLEGIAKYANEKGMKFGLWFEPEMISPDSELYRRHPDWCIHVPDRTRSQARNQLVLDLSRDDVCDYVIKAVSDVLRSANISYVKWDMNRNMTEIGSALLPPGRQRETAHRYILGLYRILEEITSAFPDILFESCAGGGGRFDPGMLYYMPQTWTSDNTDAVERLKIQYGTSIVYPLISMGAHVSAVPNHQVGRLTSIQIRGDVAMSANLGYELDLTKLSDEEKEVVKEQVRRYKEIRRIVQFGDFYRLISPFEGNEAAWLIITEDKREFILYYFRVLAGVNEPLGRIYLKGLNPDFNYELQGSGRVYGGDELMYAGLRLPHLNGDFKSLMWHFKAVIK